The Maridesulfovibrio frigidus DSM 17176 genome has a segment encoding these proteins:
- a CDS encoding anaerobic nitric oxide reductase flavorubredoxin → MSFKLTDSVTWVGKIDWALQKFHGEEYSTFKGSSYNSYLVRDEKTVLIDTVYGPYGAEFVANLEREIDLSKIDYIIMNHCEVDHSGGLPELMRRIPDVPIYCSAQAVKILKGYYHADWNYKVVKSGDTLSLGEKTLSFVSAPMLHWPDSMFTYMDKENVLFSNDAFGHHFASDLMYNDLVDQDELMHECIKYYANILTPFNKLVTKKINEIVAMELPLDFIFPSHGIMWRENPLQIVQKYLEWADDYQEDQITIIYDTMWNSTRDMAEAIASGIRQANKDIVIKIYNVGQRDKNEVISEIFRSKMVVAGCSTINKGILFHMAGMLEMIHGLSFKNKKGAAFGSYGWSGESVKMVSDSLEKSGLEMVGDGLKVLWKPDSAAKEECEAYGRLLAESL, encoded by the coding sequence ATGAGTTTCAAATTAACAGACAGCGTTACGTGGGTAGGTAAAATAGATTGGGCATTGCAGAAATTCCATGGCGAGGAGTATTCAACATTCAAAGGCTCTTCGTATAACTCTTATCTTGTTCGTGATGAGAAAACAGTCTTGATTGATACTGTTTACGGGCCATATGGCGCCGAATTTGTTGCCAACCTTGAACGGGAAATCGATCTTTCAAAGATTGATTACATTATTATGAACCATTGCGAGGTGGATCATAGCGGTGGGTTGCCAGAGCTGATGCGTCGCATTCCGGATGTTCCAATCTATTGCTCGGCTCAGGCTGTTAAAATTCTCAAAGGATATTACCACGCCGACTGGAATTACAAAGTAGTTAAAAGTGGTGACACGCTCTCTTTAGGAGAGAAAACTCTTTCCTTTGTCTCTGCACCCATGCTGCATTGGCCGGATTCCATGTTTACTTACATGGATAAGGAAAACGTGCTGTTCAGTAATGACGCTTTTGGCCATCATTTCGCGTCCGATTTGATGTACAACGACCTTGTCGATCAAGACGAGCTAATGCACGAATGCATCAAATACTATGCGAATATCCTAACGCCGTTCAACAAGCTGGTGACTAAAAAAATCAATGAGATTGTCGCAATGGAACTGCCTCTTGATTTCATCTTCCCCAGTCACGGTATTATGTGGCGGGAAAATCCGTTGCAGATTGTCCAAAAATATCTCGAATGGGCGGACGATTATCAGGAAGACCAAATCACCATCATATACGATACCATGTGGAACAGCACTCGGGATATGGCTGAGGCTATTGCTTCTGGCATTAGGCAGGCGAATAAGGATATAGTAATCAAAATTTACAATGTGGGACAGCGGGACAAAAACGAAGTTATCTCCGAAATATTCCGATCTAAAATGGTGGTGGCGGGGTGCTCTACCATTAATAAAGGAATCCTCTTCCACATGGCGGGTATGCTGGAAATGATCCACGGGCTTTCTTTTAAGAATAAGAAGGGAGCGGCATTCGGCTCTTATGGTTGGTCTGGGGAAAGTGTGAAAATGGTTTCAGATTCTCTAGAGAAATCGGGATTGGAAATGGTTGGCGATGGCTTGAAGGTCTTATGGAAGCCGGATAGTGCCGCCAAAGAAGAATGTGAAGCCTATGGACGACTTTTGGCTGAATCTTTGTAG
- a CDS encoding DEAD/DEAH box helicase, which yields MEKFRNLGLSDVIIEALEKKGFTEPTPIQEQTIPMLLSGEKDIVGQAQTGTGKTAAFGLPILENVVEGAGHVQAIVLTPTRELAMQVADEINSFRGKRRISIATVYGGQAMLPQLKALKRGADIVVGTPGRVLDHIKRKTLKLSQIKFFVLDEADEMCNMGFLEDVSEIMEAGGDNHRTLLFSATMPQAVMRIARKFMGDYDVVSVKPEKDEVALTEQVFHEMPERDRLEALCRVIDSQNDFFGLVFCRTRSDADRVAAALNERKYPAEPIHGDLSQSRREEILRKFRAKKCKILVATDVAARGIDVPDLTHVVNFALPQDPQSYVHRIGRTGRAGKKGIAVTLVNPNEFGKLRYIAKMTGAKIDKKALPTIDEVIEAKKNQMGEELHDIVTNGKHLSYLPLASELLEDSDPLEVIAALLKQSQGNILDKSAYRRIEEGAGRGGRGRVRFTACVGRTHGMTPRKLVDMICRKSRINPVSIQHVKINGQMSTFTVPGTDSDNVMRTVNKASNNGKPLLRRN from the coding sequence ATGGAAAAATTTAGAAATCTCGGACTCTCTGACGTAATCATCGAAGCACTTGAAAAGAAAGGATTCACTGAGCCTACTCCTATTCAGGAGCAGACCATTCCAATGCTTCTCTCCGGCGAAAAAGATATCGTTGGTCAGGCGCAGACCGGAACAGGTAAGACAGCCGCATTCGGACTGCCTATCCTTGAAAACGTAGTTGAAGGAGCCGGACACGTTCAGGCAATCGTCCTTACACCGACTCGTGAACTTGCTATGCAGGTTGCAGATGAAATCAACTCATTCCGCGGCAAAAGAAGAATTAGCATCGCTACTGTATACGGTGGGCAGGCAATGCTCCCGCAGCTTAAAGCTCTAAAACGCGGCGCTGACATCGTAGTTGGAACACCTGGCCGTGTTCTTGATCATATTAAAAGAAAGACTTTGAAGCTTTCACAGATTAAATTCTTCGTTTTAGATGAAGCTGATGAAATGTGTAACATGGGTTTTCTTGAAGACGTAAGTGAAATCATGGAAGCTGGCGGCGATAACCACCGCACACTTCTTTTCTCCGCAACCATGCCTCAGGCTGTTATGCGTATTGCTCGTAAATTCATGGGTGATTACGATGTTGTTTCTGTTAAGCCTGAAAAAGACGAAGTTGCTCTTACCGAACAGGTTTTCCATGAAATGCCTGAACGCGATCGTCTTGAAGCTCTTTGTCGCGTTATCGATTCACAGAACGATTTCTTCGGACTCGTTTTCTGTAGAACCCGTTCAGACGCTGACCGCGTAGCAGCAGCTCTTAACGAACGCAAATACCCAGCTGAGCCTATTCATGGTGATCTTTCACAGTCTCGCCGTGAAGAAATTCTTCGTAAGTTCAGAGCAAAAAAATGCAAAATCCTTGTTGCTACTGACGTTGCAGCTCGTGGTATTGACGTACCTGACCTCACTCATGTTGTTAACTTTGCACTTCCTCAGGACCCGCAGAGTTATGTTCACCGTATCGGTCGTACTGGCCGTGCAGGGAAAAAAGGGATTGCAGTTACTCTAGTTAACCCTAATGAGTTCGGCAAACTTAGATATATCGCTAAAATGACTGGCGCTAAAATCGACAAGAAAGCTCTGCCTACTATTGATGAAGTTATCGAAGCTAAGAAAAACCAGATGGGTGAAGAGCTTCATGATATCGTCACCAACGGCAAACACTTGTCTTACCTTCCTCTTGCAAGCGAATTGCTCGAAGACAGCGATCCGCTCGAAGTCATCGCAGCTCTTCTCAAGCAGTCACAGGGTAACATTCTCGATAAGAGCGCGTACCGCAGAATTGAAGAAGGCGCAGGCCGCGGCGGACGTGGTAGAGTTAGATTCACAGCTTGCGTAGGTCGCACCCACGGTATGACTCCTCGTAAACTGGTTGATATGATTTGCCGCAAATCAAGAATCAACCCTGTCAGCATTCAGCATGTTAAAATCAACGGACAGATGTCCACCTTTACCGTACCAGGTACTGATTCTGACAACGTTATGCGTACAGTGAATAAAGCTTCTAACAACGGCAAACCACTTCTAAGACGCAACTAG
- a CDS encoding chemotaxis protein CheW, producing the protein MATRTNDTNQFLTYILGKEIFALDISTVREVLELTNITSIPRTPNFMKGVINLRGRAVPVMGLRSKLGMGEIKHTVNTCIIIVEVNLEDEFIVIGVLVDSVREVIEMTPESIEPPPRMGTSVHTDFITGMGRQNDEFIMILNIDGIFSAEELAGAVQQSEGQAADIEIVDEAV; encoded by the coding sequence ATGGCTACAAGAACCAACGATACGAATCAATTCCTGACCTATATTCTGGGCAAAGAGATTTTTGCTCTGGATATCAGCACGGTTAGAGAAGTTTTAGAGTTGACCAACATTACCAGCATTCCTCGCACCCCGAATTTCATGAAGGGAGTTATCAATCTGCGAGGCCGCGCCGTTCCTGTCATGGGCCTGCGCAGTAAACTGGGGATGGGAGAAATTAAACACACAGTAAACACCTGCATCATCATAGTTGAAGTCAACTTAGAAGACGAATTTATTGTGATTGGCGTTCTCGTTGATTCTGTTCGAGAGGTTATCGAAATGACGCCAGAGTCAATCGAGCCACCTCCTAGAATGGGGACTTCCGTACATACCGATTTCATAACAGGCATGGGACGTCAGAATGACGAGTTCATCATGATCCTTAATATTGATGGGATCTTTTCCGCAGAAGAATTGGCAGGTGCGGTTCAGCAATCGGAAGGCCAAGCGGCTGATATCGAGATTGTTGATGAGGCTGTATAG
- a CDS encoding CHASE3 domain-containing protein, protein MKLKLKTKIILGICGPLLLLLILGLVAIINIDKIVSTNEMVSHTYEVLGDANGIVGSAVDMETGMRGYLLAGKEGFLSPYEGGEKSTYMNIDKLKQTVSDNPKQVTRLGEAESVLKAWQKDVTEPTIQLRRDIGDAKTMNDISHLVGEARGKKYFDAFRGMIAEFIDTEMTLLKKRQRESLSNSGEDWISHTYEVIIKATNLLGTAVDMETGMRGYLLAGKDEFLDPYINGSKQFDELEASLEQTVSDNPAQVNRLRNMRKTISEWRSQVVEPAIQLRRDIGDAKTMDDMAHLVGEARGKQYFDKFRSLMVQFNAEETGLMKIRQESNKATVSSTTVSIVTCLLIAIALGGALGVWVIRDVQTQVGGEPALIADISQQIADGDLVVSFREFKKKEGIVSALAGMTEKLTAVVSEVKSSAENVASGSQELSASSQTMSEGASEQAASVEEVSASVIQMSESIQNNAENASKTEGIASKAAIDAQSSGDAVAQTVSAMKEIAEKISIIEEIARQTNLLALNAAIEAARAGEHGKGFAVVAAEVRKLAERSGSAATEISELSSSSVEVAEKAGEMLSRIVPDIQGTAELVQEISSATNEQNQGIQQINTALTRLDKIVQQNAAGAEEIASTSEELSAQAEQLNSVMNFFKTNTSGHGNFRPQRTVQAMSRPKPLPQSTTRNAAPKTSGLELSMGDDPDSDFEKF, encoded by the coding sequence GTGAAATTAAAGTTAAAGACCAAAATAATATTAGGGATATGTGGGCCTCTACTACTCCTTTTAATTTTAGGGCTAGTTGCGATAATAAACATTGATAAAATCGTATCCACAAATGAAATGGTTAGTCACACCTATGAAGTCTTGGGCGATGCAAATGGAATCGTCGGGTCGGCTGTTGACATGGAAACAGGCATGCGCGGGTATCTCCTAGCAGGTAAAGAAGGATTCCTGTCACCTTACGAAGGTGGCGAAAAATCCACATACATGAATATTGATAAACTAAAGCAGACCGTGAGCGATAACCCGAAACAGGTAACTCGCCTTGGTGAAGCTGAATCAGTTCTCAAAGCATGGCAAAAAGATGTAACAGAACCGACCATTCAGCTGCGCCGCGACATTGGCGATGCAAAAACCATGAACGACATTTCTCACCTTGTGGGTGAGGCTCGCGGCAAAAAATATTTTGACGCATTTCGCGGCATGATCGCAGAATTCATTGATACAGAAATGACTCTTCTCAAGAAACGCCAAAGAGAAAGCCTGAGTAATTCCGGAGAAGATTGGATTAGCCACACTTATGAAGTAATTATAAAGGCCACCAACCTTCTAGGTACTGCCGTAGATATGGAAACAGGCATGCGCGGCTATCTACTGGCTGGTAAAGATGAGTTTCTAGATCCTTATATTAATGGCTCAAAGCAATTTGATGAATTAGAAGCGAGTCTGGAACAAACAGTCAGTGACAATCCAGCTCAAGTAAACCGCCTTCGCAATATGCGTAAAACCATCAGCGAATGGAGGTCCCAAGTTGTTGAGCCTGCAATACAACTTCGCCGTGATATCGGTGATGCTAAAACAATGGATGATATGGCTCATTTGGTTGGAGAAGCGCGAGGCAAACAATATTTCGACAAGTTCCGTTCACTGATGGTCCAATTCAACGCTGAAGAAACAGGGCTTATGAAGATTCGTCAAGAATCAAATAAAGCGACTGTAAGCAGCACCACAGTATCCATTGTGACCTGCCTACTCATCGCCATAGCTCTTGGTGGAGCTTTAGGAGTATGGGTAATCAGAGATGTACAAACTCAGGTTGGCGGCGAGCCTGCACTCATTGCCGATATCTCTCAGCAAATTGCAGATGGCGATCTAGTTGTCTCATTTAGAGAATTCAAGAAGAAGGAAGGCATAGTATCCGCCCTAGCTGGTATGACCGAAAAATTAACCGCCGTTGTAAGTGAAGTGAAAAGCTCAGCTGAAAACGTTGCATCCGGCAGTCAGGAGCTTTCTGCATCGTCCCAGACAATGTCTGAAGGCGCCAGCGAACAGGCCGCCTCGGTTGAAGAAGTATCCGCATCTGTTATACAAATGTCAGAAAGCATCCAGAATAATGCCGAAAATGCAAGTAAAACTGAAGGAATTGCCTCCAAGGCAGCAATCGACGCCCAATCCAGTGGAGACGCTGTTGCACAAACAGTTTCAGCCATGAAGGAAATTGCCGAAAAAATATCCATCATCGAGGAAATCGCAAGACAAACCAACCTGCTGGCATTAAACGCTGCCATCGAAGCAGCACGAGCAGGTGAACATGGTAAAGGATTTGCCGTTGTAGCAGCTGAAGTCCGCAAACTTGCCGAACGAAGCGGAAGCGCTGCAACAGAAATAAGCGAACTTTCTTCATCAAGCGTGGAAGTAGCTGAAAAAGCTGGAGAGATGCTGAGCAGAATTGTTCCAGACATTCAAGGAACAGCTGAACTTGTTCAGGAAATATCTTCAGCAACCAATGAGCAGAATCAAGGAATACAGCAGATCAATACTGCCCTGACAAGACTGGATAAAATTGTACAGCAAAACGCAGCAGGGGCCGAAGAGATCGCATCAACATCCGAAGAGCTGTCCGCACAGGCTGAGCAACTCAACTCCGTGATGAACTTCTTCAAAACCAACACAAGCGGTCACGGCAACTTCCGCCCACAGCGAACAGTACAAGCTATGAGCAGGCCAAAGCCTCTGCCGCAATCCACAACCAGAAACGCAGCACCTAAAACATCTGGCCTAGAACTAAGCATGGGCGATGATCCAGATTCTGATTTCGAAAAATTCTAA
- a CDS encoding cytochrome ubiquinol oxidase subunit I, producing the protein MEYPIWHLTTFGGGFWIAFIATIHVFVAQFAVGGGLFLVLSEQMAYRTGSDELLGYVKKHSKFFLLLSMVFGGVSGVALWFSMALLSPQGALILVREFLFAWATEWVWFVGEIIALLIYFYYWDRMKRSDHIKIGWFYFIFAWLSLFTINGVVGFMLTPGDWLETHNFWDGIFNPTFWPQLAFRSFLCVMLAGLFGFVTASWLKDDAVRCKMVRLCSIWTLLGLILVIPCGYWYLMALPPEQAAMVLDKSHRVTYYLKMYQITAPIILVGGLLMAICQPRIIKFPSAIILLLVALTFYGSFEFIREAGRKPYVLWGVVYSNSVKVERVPSLEGKSFLQEAKWVPDNLRKITEENQIEAGSWLYQMQCAPCHAVNGPMNDIVPRTAKYNLAGLDAFISGMGSLSKYMSPFLGLPDERMALAEYIDGLSPQEKVELATPVEAEAVPSPFIKDQKYTLMAWPLEGLRLIVQSEGRVELSESGSIVRAQLLLRGDPPEVVTDDVKIVCELKSINQTYDMTVKDGFFESSAIKALPYSDDGYQPLPLVEVSAVDGDGEIIATTTIVLPVSTRATCNNCHGGEWAVKGQGGLASQTADDFLKIHDRDNHTDFVAQVNSEDGAAIDCLSCHDGDTQLELSTALHGFHAVYLAEKDNEACTMCHPQESLRGLHKDVGMECVNCHGPMENHALALLKSEKDKPVAKKLMSLIMPVDIDVAEINPRTPWVQEPDCLTCHVDFAGPDTDSAFNVWNEDKSELFRNRKDEMDAVMCAACHNAPHAIFPAVDERDNIRALQYMGESKPIGSGGTCTVCHEDNMEYPAHHPGMGLE; encoded by the coding sequence ATGGAATATCCAATTTGGCACCTCACTACTTTCGGCGGCGGCTTCTGGATTGCTTTTATCGCGACTATTCACGTTTTTGTGGCTCAGTTTGCAGTAGGCGGCGGTCTTTTTCTCGTTTTAAGTGAACAGATGGCGTACCGCACTGGCTCTGATGAACTACTTGGTTACGTGAAAAAACATTCTAAATTTTTCCTGCTCTTGTCGATGGTATTCGGAGGGGTCAGCGGGGTCGCGCTCTGGTTCAGCATGGCACTTCTCAGTCCGCAGGGCGCGCTCATTCTTGTTCGTGAATTTTTATTTGCTTGGGCTACTGAATGGGTTTGGTTCGTGGGCGAAATCATCGCACTGCTGATCTATTTTTATTATTGGGATAGAATGAAGCGGTCTGATCATATAAAGATAGGTTGGTTCTATTTCATTTTTGCATGGCTGTCCCTTTTCACCATCAACGGCGTGGTTGGCTTTATGCTTACCCCCGGAGACTGGCTGGAAACTCATAATTTCTGGGATGGTATATTTAACCCGACCTTCTGGCCGCAACTCGCTTTCCGCTCATTCTTATGTGTGATGCTGGCTGGCTTATTCGGTTTCGTCACTGCATCGTGGCTGAAAGATGATGCGGTTCGCTGTAAAATGGTCCGCCTTTGTAGTATCTGGACTTTGCTCGGACTGATTCTAGTTATTCCATGTGGCTATTGGTATCTGATGGCTCTGCCGCCAGAACAGGCTGCGATGGTGCTAGATAAATCTCATCGCGTTACATATTACCTGAAAATGTACCAGATTACTGCTCCGATTATTTTGGTGGGTGGACTGCTAATGGCAATCTGTCAGCCTCGTATAATTAAGTTTCCATCGGCTATAATATTGCTTTTGGTTGCCTTGACCTTCTACGGTTCATTCGAGTTCATTCGTGAAGCCGGAAGAAAGCCTTACGTTTTGTGGGGCGTTGTTTATTCCAACTCAGTTAAGGTCGAGAGAGTTCCCTCCCTTGAGGGCAAAAGCTTCTTGCAGGAAGCAAAGTGGGTTCCTGATAATTTAAGGAAGATTACTGAAGAGAATCAAATTGAAGCTGGATCTTGGCTATACCAGATGCAGTGTGCGCCGTGTCATGCCGTCAATGGCCCTATGAACGATATCGTTCCGAGAACAGCCAAGTACAATTTAGCGGGACTTGATGCATTCATCTCCGGCATGGGCAGCTTGTCAAAATATATGTCTCCGTTCCTAGGTTTGCCCGACGAACGTATGGCTCTTGCTGAATACATTGACGGGCTAAGTCCTCAGGAAAAAGTTGAGCTTGCTACTCCTGTTGAAGCTGAAGCGGTTCCATCACCATTTATAAAAGATCAGAAGTATACTTTAATGGCTTGGCCGCTCGAAGGTTTGCGCCTCATCGTGCAAAGTGAAGGTCGGGTAGAGCTTTCTGAAAGTGGCAGTATTGTTCGGGCTCAGCTTCTTCTTCGTGGAGATCCACCGGAAGTTGTTACTGATGATGTTAAGATCGTATGCGAACTCAAATCGATTAATCAAACTTACGATATGACGGTTAAGGACGGATTCTTTGAGTCCTCCGCAATCAAGGCGCTTCCTTATTCTGATGATGGCTACCAGCCATTACCTTTAGTTGAGGTCAGCGCTGTGGACGGCGATGGAGAAATTATCGCGACCACGACCATTGTTCTACCTGTTTCCACAAGAGCTACATGTAATAATTGTCATGGTGGAGAGTGGGCGGTGAAAGGTCAGGGTGGTTTAGCCTCGCAAACTGCTGATGATTTCCTGAAGATTCATGACCGCGACAACCATACTGATTTTGTAGCGCAAGTGAATTCTGAGGATGGCGCTGCTATTGATTGTTTGAGTTGTCATGACGGCGATACCCAGCTTGAGCTGTCGACTGCACTTCACGGGTTCCACGCTGTATATCTTGCCGAAAAGGATAATGAGGCTTGCACCATGTGTCATCCGCAGGAGAGCTTGCGCGGTCTGCATAAAGATGTGGGCATGGAATGTGTGAACTGTCATGGCCCAATGGAAAATCATGCGTTGGCGTTGCTTAAATCTGAAAAAGATAAGCCTGTCGCTAAGAAATTGATGTCATTGATCATGCCTGTTGATATTGATGTGGCAGAGATCAATCCTCGTACGCCTTGGGTGCAGGAGCCGGATTGCCTGACTTGTCATGTGGACTTTGCCGGACCGGACACAGACTCTGCATTCAATGTATGGAATGAGGATAAGTCTGAGTTGTTTCGTAACCGCAAAGATGAAATGGATGCCGTTATGTGCGCCGCATGTCATAACGCTCCACACGCAATATTCCCTGCTGTTGATGAACGTGACAATATTCGCGCGCTTCAATATATGGGTGAGTCTAAACCTATAGGGTCTGGCGGAACATGTACCGTGTGTCATGAAGACAATATGGAATATCCTGCACATCATCCGGGAATGGGCTTAGAATAG
- a CDS encoding methyl-accepting chemotaxis protein encodes MNFLLNYNIKTKFLGNIVAVMFFFGIALGVYHYALSHTGDGYTEILNHEVLIASDARGATISMLSARRSEKDFLLRMDMKYPPKVEKHVSEMIGFLENIGEVSKQAKLNELTRISTLAIQKSRDYLASFMKVVEGNKIKGLDQKSGLQGDFRAAAHTIAGKVPEHAVDNLLVDLLQMRRYEKDYMRTKSDKYRTKLITAMDTYKTNLEASGCEKVAKDSQLAALAVYRAAADQILQGRSLEEEHAYYQKVRGAAAKLETALNSVLVPRVEALALDIRKNEKDYLLRGEDKYVEKTLGSITALYTAFKQSSASPEHAVDIEKDLKAYKKAFVGLVESDQLIAGYVKEMRAATHAIEPLLVKIEELSVKAQVAEATALDVAAADYSITAVSIGIIALVIGLLLSVLITNAITTPLKAAAVTAKNMADGDLREDVVAEGSDETGQMLAAMREMIFRLRDVVYGVNDAVDNVAAGSEELSSTSGTLSQGTTEQAASIEELSTAIEQVTASISQNAVNSQETSQIASQSAQKASESGEAVTQAVSAMKEIAEKISIIEEIARQTNLLALNAAIEAARAGEHGKGFAVVAAEVRKLAERSGAAANEISGLSTSTVEVADKALTMLDELVPDIEKTSELIAEINASCEEQDEAIKQISNAVNQVEVTTHSSAAASEEMASTSEELAAQGSSLRQMMSYFNCGERKALGSAVATSKPALAGITRGALSASQGEDDSFERF; translated from the coding sequence ATGAATTTTTTGCTGAATTACAACATCAAAACTAAATTTCTTGGCAATATTGTCGCAGTAATGTTTTTTTTCGGTATAGCTTTGGGTGTATATCATTATGCTTTAAGTCATACTGGGGATGGTTATACTGAAATTCTCAATCATGAGGTTTTGATCGCTAGTGATGCTAGGGGAGCAACTATTTCTATGCTTTCAGCTCGCCGTTCTGAGAAGGATTTCTTATTGCGAATGGATATGAAGTATCCGCCTAAAGTTGAAAAACATGTTTCTGAGATGATAGGCTTTCTCGAGAATATCGGTGAAGTAAGTAAGCAAGCTAAATTGAATGAACTTACTCGTATATCAACTTTAGCTATTCAAAAATCCAGAGACTATCTGGCTTCATTTATGAAAGTAGTTGAAGGAAATAAAATAAAAGGGTTGGACCAGAAGTCAGGTTTACAGGGTGATTTTAGGGCTGCAGCCCATACTATAGCAGGTAAAGTTCCTGAGCATGCAGTGGATAATCTGCTGGTCGATCTTCTGCAAATGCGGCGCTACGAAAAAGACTATATGCGCACCAAGTCAGATAAATACCGCACAAAACTTATAACTGCCATGGATACGTATAAAACAAATCTGGAAGCAAGTGGTTGTGAGAAAGTTGCTAAAGATTCGCAGCTAGCAGCATTGGCTGTGTACCGGGCAGCAGCAGATCAAATTTTACAAGGCCGGTCGCTTGAAGAAGAGCATGCATATTATCAGAAAGTAAGAGGGGCTGCCGCCAAGCTTGAAACTGCCCTTAACTCAGTGCTGGTACCAAGAGTAGAGGCTCTTGCTCTTGATATTAGAAAGAATGAGAAAGACTATTTGCTTCGAGGTGAAGATAAATACGTCGAAAAAACTCTTGGTTCAATTACGGCTCTGTATACAGCTTTTAAGCAATCCAGTGCTAGTCCGGAACATGCTGTTGACATAGAAAAAGATTTGAAAGCATATAAAAAGGCTTTTGTCGGCCTGGTCGAATCTGATCAGCTGATAGCGGGTTATGTAAAAGAGATGAGAGCTGCCACCCATGCTATCGAACCTTTGCTTGTAAAGATTGAAGAATTATCTGTGAAAGCTCAGGTTGCAGAAGCAACAGCCCTTGATGTTGCAGCAGCAGACTATTCGATTACTGCCGTAAGTATTGGGATTATAGCATTAGTCATTGGTTTATTGCTTTCTGTGCTAATAACCAATGCAATCACAACTCCGCTGAAAGCTGCGGCTGTGACAGCAAAGAATATGGCTGATGGTGATTTAAGAGAAGACGTAGTGGCTGAAGGTAGTGACGAAACAGGGCAAATGCTTGCTGCAATGCGTGAGATGATATTCCGGTTGCGTGATGTAGTGTACGGTGTAAATGATGCTGTAGATAACGTAGCCGCAGGTAGTGAAGAATTATCAAGTACTTCCGGCACACTGTCTCAAGGGACTACGGAGCAGGCTGCTAGCATTGAAGAACTGTCTACTGCCATCGAGCAGGTTACTGCATCAATTTCACAAAATGCCGTAAACTCTCAAGAGACCTCGCAAATAGCCTCACAATCTGCTCAGAAAGCAAGTGAAAGTGGCGAGGCTGTGACTCAAGCTGTAAGCGCCATGAAAGAAATCGCTGAAAAAATATCTATCATTGAAGAAATCGCCCGTCAGACTAATCTGCTTGCTTTAAATGCCGCCATTGAGGCCGCTCGGGCTGGTGAACATGGTAAGGGTTTTGCCGTTGTAGCTGCGGAAGTTCGTAAGTTAGCCGAACGAAGTGGCGCTGCTGCTAACGAGATTAGTGGTCTTTCAACTAGCACTGTTGAGGTAGCCGACAAGGCTCTGACTATGCTTGATGAGTTGGTGCCTGATATTGAGAAAACTTCAGAACTTATTGCTGAGATAAATGCTTCTTGCGAAGAGCAGGATGAAGCTATCAAGCAAATATCAAATGCTGTGAATCAGGTGGAAGTTACAACGCATTCAAGTGCTGCAGCCTCAGAGGAAATGGCATCAACATCCGAAGAACTAGCTGCTCAAGGTAGCTCCCTTAGGCAAATGATGTCGTACTTTAACTGTGGAGAAAGGAAGGCTCTTGGGTCGGCGGTGGCGACCTCTAAGCCCGCTTTAGCCGGAATAACTCGTGGAGCTCTCTCGGCTAGCCAAGGCGAAGATGATTCCTTTGAGCGGTTTTAG